A window of the Pontibacillus yanchengensis genome harbors these coding sequences:
- a CDS encoding M24 family metallopeptidase: MEKLSKVRKRLGEENVDGILITNDKNRRYMTGFTGTAGVLLITLESALFITDFRYVEQAQKEAIGFEVIKHTTPIQEEISAQVERLGIKRLGFEKQHMTYGIYEDYHKVINAELVPTSGIVEKLRLIKNEDEIKILKEAAEIADAAYEHILTYIKPGVKEIDVSNELEFFMRKKGATSSSFDIIVASGYRSALPHGVASDKVIQSGELVTLDFGALYKGYCSDITRTVAVGEISNELKEIYDTVLQAQLRGMDGLKAGITAKDADDLTRDYIKEKGYGDYFGHSTGHGIGLDVHEGPGLSFRSKETLLPGMVVTVEPGIYVPNVGGCRIEDDTVVTENGNERLSTSTKELIYL; encoded by the coding sequence ATGGAGAAGTTAAGTAAAGTAAGGAAGAGATTAGGCGAAGAGAATGTAGATGGTATTCTTATTACAAATGATAAAAATCGTCGTTATATGACTGGATTTACAGGTACAGCTGGGGTCTTATTAATTACACTAGAGAGCGCCCTTTTTATTACTGATTTTCGCTATGTAGAGCAAGCTCAAAAAGAAGCGATAGGGTTTGAAGTGATTAAGCATACCACCCCAATCCAAGAAGAGATATCAGCGCAGGTTGAAAGGTTAGGAATTAAGAGACTTGGGTTTGAAAAACAACATATGACTTATGGTATATATGAAGACTATCACAAGGTCATAAATGCAGAATTGGTACCTACATCTGGTATTGTTGAAAAATTACGCTTGATTAAGAATGAAGATGAGATTAAGATATTAAAGGAAGCAGCTGAAATAGCTGATGCAGCCTATGAACATATTCTTACGTACATAAAACCTGGTGTGAAGGAAATAGATGTATCAAATGAACTAGAATTCTTTATGAGGAAGAAGGGTGCAACCTCTTCATCATTTGATATTATAGTTGCTTCGGGCTATCGATCAGCCTTGCCACATGGCGTAGCATCTGATAAAGTCATTCAATCAGGGGAGCTTGTCACGCTCGATTTTGGTGCTCTTTATAAAGGCTACTGTTCTGATATTACCCGTACAGTTGCTGTGGGTGAGATTAGTAATGAATTAAAAGAAATATACGACACTGTTTTACAGGCTCAATTACGTGGAATGGATGGATTGAAAGCTGGTATTACTGCAAAAGATGCAGATGATCTTACGCGAGATTATATTAAAGAAAAAGGGTATGGTGACTATTTTGGTCACTCCACAGGTCATGGCATCGGGTTAGATGTTCATGAAGGACCTGGTCTCTCATTTAGATCAAAAGAAACATTACTACCGGGAATGGTTGTTACAGTTGAGCCTGGTATCTATGTTCCAAATGTTGGAGGTTGTCGAATAGAAGATGACACAGTTGTTACAGAAAACGGTAATGAACGCCTATCCACTTCTACCAAAGAGCTTATTTATCTATAA
- the aroQ gene encoding type II 3-dehydroquinate dehydratase gives MKELLLLNGPNLNLLGEREPGVYGSVTLQDIERQVQDVCKHEGWQVKSFQSNHEGELVDAIHEARHSSKGIIFNPGAYTHTSVALRDAISGVNVPMIEVHISNVHKRESFRHTSLLSPVAWGQIVGLGPLGYQLAAKAFIDHFKEDADDGEVK, from the coding sequence ATGAAAGAATTGTTATTGTTAAATGGCCCCAACTTGAACCTTTTAGGTGAAAGGGAGCCTGGAGTTTATGGTTCAGTAACCCTTCAAGATATTGAACGTCAGGTTCAAGATGTTTGTAAACACGAGGGATGGCAAGTAAAATCCTTTCAATCAAATCATGAGGGAGAATTAGTAGATGCCATTCACGAAGCGAGACATTCTTCAAAAGGTATTATTTTTAATCCAGGTGCATACACCCACACGAGTGTTGCCTTAAGAGATGCTATTTCGGGTGTGAATGTGCCTATGATTGAAGTTCATATCTCTAATGTACATAAAAGAGAATCGTTTCGTCATACATCCCTTTTATCGCCAGTAGCATGGGGACAGATTGTAGGCTTGGGTCCACTAGGATATCAATTAGCCGCCAAGGCATTTATTGACCATTTTAAGGAGGACGCAGATGATGGAGAAGTTAAGTAA
- a CDS encoding patatin-like phospholipase family protein, whose translation MRIDGVFSGGGVKAIAFIGAIKVVEEKGYTFERVAGTSAGAIISAFIAAGYTSEEIGALFEELQLESFLDPPMMGDWFPFSKWLSLYFRLGIYKGKKLEEWIYEQLAKKGIYTFGDLEEDALKVIASDLSLGRMVVIPDDLERLYGISPEHFSVAKAVRMSAGLPYFFIPDRIQGKSPIKSVIVDGGLLSNFPIWVLALPDERRIRPILGMKLSTSVEYVPPKKLNNAIEMFQALFSTMKKAHDARYISKAEAVDIIFIPVEDVDTTDFNLSEEQKRNLISLGEKQADAFLRKWTK comes from the coding sequence ATGAGGATTGATGGCGTATTCTCTGGTGGTGGTGTGAAAGCTATTGCATTTATTGGAGCTATAAAAGTCGTGGAAGAGAAGGGATATACATTTGAACGAGTTGCTGGAACATCAGCTGGTGCTATTATTTCAGCTTTTATTGCTGCTGGTTATACAAGTGAAGAAATTGGAGCATTATTTGAAGAATTGCAACTAGAGAGTTTTTTGGATCCTCCGATGATGGGAGATTGGTTTCCGTTTTCAAAATGGTTGTCCCTTTACTTTCGGCTGGGAATTTACAAAGGAAAAAAATTAGAAGAGTGGATATACGAGCAACTAGCCAAAAAAGGAATTTATACATTTGGTGATCTAGAAGAAGATGCACTAAAGGTAATCGCATCAGATTTAAGTTTAGGTAGAATGGTAGTTATTCCTGATGATTTAGAGCGGTTATATGGCATTTCTCCTGAGCATTTTTCAGTTGCTAAAGCTGTACGAATGAGTGCAGGGCTGCCTTACTTTTTCATACCAGATCGAATACAAGGAAAAAGTCCAATCAAAAGTGTGATAGTAGATGGTGGGTTATTAAGCAATTTCCCAATTTGGGTTTTGGCATTACCAGATGAGAGAAGAATTCGACCTATTTTAGGGATGAAGCTAAGTACATCAGTAGAATATGTGCCCCCGAAGAAATTAAACAATGCCATAGAGATGTTTCAAGCATTGTTCAGCACAATGAAGAAAGCACATGATGCGAGATATATATCGAAAGCAGAAGCCGTTGACATTATTTTTATTCCGGTTGAGGATGTAGATACAACAGACTTTAATTTATCAGAAGAACAAAAAAGGAATCTAATATCATTAGGGGAAAAACAAGCGGATGCATTTCTCCGAAAATGGACTAAATAA
- the mntR gene encoding transcriptional regulator MntR — translation MPTPSMEDYIEQIYMLIEDKGYARVSDIAENLQVHPSSVTKMVQKLDRDQYLNYEKYRGLILTAKGKKIGKRLVYRHELLEQFLQIIGVNSENIYEDVEGIEHHLSWNSIDRIGDLVQFFEGNPECIELLRKVQQQNEEQTEEE, via the coding sequence ATGCCAACACCAAGTATGGAAGATTATATCGAACAAATATACATGCTAATTGAAGATAAAGGATATGCTCGTGTTTCAGACATCGCCGAGAACCTTCAAGTACATCCTTCATCTGTTACGAAAATGGTACAAAAACTAGATCGAGATCAATACTTAAATTATGAAAAATATAGAGGGCTAATATTAACAGCCAAAGGGAAAAAAATCGGTAAACGTCTAGTTTATCGTCATGAGTTGTTAGAGCAATTCCTCCAGATTATAGGTGTGAATAGTGAAAATATATACGAAGATGTCGAGGGAATCGAGCATCATCTAAGTTGGAATTCCATAGATCGAATTGGTGATTTGGTCCAATTCTTTGAAGGAAACCCAGAATGTATAGAACTGTTACGCAAAGTACAACAACAAAATGAAGAACAAACCGAGGAAGAATAA
- a CDS encoding DUF1385 domain-containing protein, which translates to MSEQNQPAYGGQAVVEGVMFAGKSGYVTAIRRNDNSIEYFETERKDSKLSKRLKKIPFIRGLVALVQASANGTKHLNFSTERYDVDPEDDESIQKEEETSKLAMIIGVGAVGVLSFIFGKLIFTLTPALIAEFFRGIVPGETGQVLLEGFIKFIFLLVYIYLISLTPLIKRVFQYHGAEHKVINAYENGDKLTVEDIQKNSRLHYRCGSSFILFTVFVGILVYLLPFIETEPLWWRMVNRILLLPFVIGISFEVLQLTNKVRNIPFLRVLGYPGLWLQLLTTKEPKDEQVEVAIHSFKKVLENDKNASKSGIQGSKVIS; encoded by the coding sequence ATGAGTGAACAAAACCAACCAGCATACGGAGGTCAGGCTGTTGTTGAAGGTGTCATGTTTGCAGGTAAATCTGGTTATGTCACAGCAATTCGACGAAATGATAACTCCATTGAATATTTTGAAACAGAACGGAAAGACTCTAAACTATCTAAACGATTAAAGAAAATACCATTTATACGAGGGTTAGTCGCTCTAGTTCAAGCAAGTGCTAATGGTACAAAGCACTTAAACTTTTCGACAGAACGATATGATGTAGACCCCGAAGACGATGAATCAATTCAAAAAGAAGAAGAAACATCAAAACTAGCAATGATTATTGGTGTAGGTGCAGTAGGCGTATTATCTTTTATATTTGGGAAGTTAATATTCACCTTAACCCCAGCATTGATTGCAGAATTCTTTCGAGGAATTGTTCCAGGAGAAACTGGCCAGGTTCTTTTAGAAGGTTTCATTAAGTTTATTTTCCTTCTTGTATATATCTACCTTATCTCGCTAACGCCATTAATTAAACGAGTGTTTCAATACCATGGTGCTGAACACAAAGTGATTAATGCGTATGAAAATGGCGATAAGCTTACGGTAGAAGACATACAAAAGAATTCAAGATTACATTATCGTTGTGGTTCGAGTTTTATATTATTCACCGTTTTTGTTGGTATTCTTGTTTATTTATTGCCATTTATTGAAACAGAACCACTTTGGTGGAGAATGGTAAATCGTATTTTACTATTACCTTTTGTTATTGGCATATCGTTTGAAGTGCTCCAACTTACCAATAAAGTTCGCAACATTCCATTTTTACGCGTGCTTGGTTATCCTGGGCTTTGGCTTCAATTACTTACTACCAAAGAACCTAAAGATGAGCAAGTGGAAGTTGCGATTCACTCTTTTAAAAAAGTTTTAGAAAATGATAAAAACGCTTCAAAAAGTGGTATACAAGGTAGTAAGGTCATTTCATAA
- a CDS encoding YqhR family membrane protein yields MEQEQKQVQNEELEQNKTEKPVSSLSKALITGFVGGLLWSFVGVVTYFFNFSSVSAASFIIRSWIQTDWTGSWIGEFLGMVAIGLLSLGVAVIYYGLLRKTHGLFPPILFGVALWFIVMYLFNPIFATVPTVYEMDSNTIVTTLCIYILYGTFIGYSISYDYEQFEHGAS; encoded by the coding sequence GTGGAACAAGAGCAAAAACAAGTTCAAAATGAGGAATTAGAACAAAATAAAACCGAAAAACCTGTATCATCTTTGTCGAAAGCATTAATTACTGGATTTGTTGGAGGGCTTCTATGGAGTTTTGTTGGAGTCGTAACGTATTTCTTTAATTTCAGTTCGGTATCTGCTGCTTCTTTTATTATACGTTCATGGATTCAAACAGATTGGACTGGTAGTTGGATTGGTGAATTTCTAGGTATGGTTGCAATTGGACTACTATCATTAGGAGTAGCGGTGATCTATTATGGACTTTTACGTAAAACACATGGGTTATTTCCCCCTATCCTTTTTGGTGTAGCACTTTGGTTCATCGTCATGTACTTATTTAATCCTATATTTGCAACTGTACCTACAGTATATGAAATGGATAGCAACACCATTGTAACTACCCTATGTATTTATATTTTATATGGAACTTTTATCGGGTATTCCATTTCTTATGATTATGAGCAGTTTGAACATGGTGCTAGCTAA
- a CDS encoding SA1362 family protein → MFRNIAKPLTYAIITLAIIGMGFKLITDTQSFLTQIIMTAGVAALVIGIVYFIFSRRNGGQSNEMKRYRKAVRQSKQKYGNTNSSSSSIASKMKPSTIKNKVAPKSKPSKSRKDGPQLRVIEGSKNKKKDRASL, encoded by the coding sequence TTGTTTCGAAATATTGCGAAACCTCTTACTTATGCCATTATTACGCTGGCTATAATCGGTATGGGCTTTAAGTTGATCACAGATACCCAAAGCTTTCTAACTCAAATAATTATGACTGCAGGTGTTGCAGCGCTAGTGATAGGTATAGTATATTTCATCTTTTCCAGACGTAATGGTGGACAATCGAATGAAATGAAACGTTACCGCAAAGCCGTTCGTCAATCTAAACAAAAATATGGTAACACGAACTCTTCTAGCTCTAGCATTGCAAGTAAAATGAAACCTTCTACCATAAAAAATAAAGTAGCACCTAAATCTAAGCCCTCAAAATCAAGAAAAGACGGACCACAGCTTCGAGTTATTGAAGGTAGCAAGAATAAAAAGAAAGATCGAGCATCTCTATAA